The sequence CCCCATTCTCTATCggtcacagagttaggcagcagggagaaggtttaaacTGGATCAAACCGCCATTATTTAGCCGAAAATAGGCGCTTTCCGTCCTCGACACTTGCAGAAATCCAGGCATCACGGGCCTTCGGGAAATGTCAGAAATTTGCGGGAGCACCGTAGCTTCTAGGGCGAACTTTCCTCTAGAGACGTGCCTTAAGCCAACCCCCAGACTGTTCTATTATGAGACGCGCGGATTTCTCTCCTTATAAAGTCGGCCTGACATCTTATCCACGCAGGTCCCGTCACTAAGAAAAGCTAAAGACTGTAGAGAGGCGAAATTTGAAGCTGCGGTGGCTTTCTTATTGGAGGGGCGGCGGTGCCACGTGATTCCGCGGCGGTCCGGGGGTTAGGGAGACGGGTGGAAAAGAAGTTCTTTGGTGGAGGAATGGGGCCCCGTTCACCCACCCGCGTAGGCTAGAGCTTGGGTGGAGGCAGGACGTCGAGAAGCATGGTAAGAACTTTCCTCTTACTCTTACAGTCTTAGCATACTAGATGACGCATTTTGGGGGGTTGTACGTTTCCtgaagtcgtttcgctacatgggcGTTTTCATCAGACGTGAATGTTTTGGGGACAAATTTACCATACGCCGTTCAGACATTTTGAACCTGTACTTATGTTCTATATAACAacaacacactaacaaaaacaatgttgttgCTACAAGATCTATACAGTCGAACATTTCGAATTTATTTTGCTAACTACATATATCATTTGAAACGTTGGACTTACGTTTTAGATGTTGTCGCACAGTAGAAGAATTTCATCACTTCTGCGCAGTAGGGAGGATGAATATGTGATTATTCTGCCTTCAATAACATCTAATGATCGACAGTTTGTGTTAAGAAATAAAGTTTTACTAATTTTCAAGCGAAAATAATCTGTCCCATTGGCAAATATAGAATTTTATGAAAGTTATTTGGTTGGCGGAGATTTGTGGCATGTCAGGCGCGCGCTGCCTCTTGGGAACTTGTGTCCGACATTTGAAATTATCGCGCGTTTGAATCTCTAACGGCCGATAACGGAACATAACTGGGAACCTAAAATTAGACGTGTGTGTCAGGGACTTTTCCTTTCCGTGACACTAGGTCCAATTTATGTCTTCAAAGACCGACATCCGTTCTTTTCTTAGTTGGGGACGTTGCAAAAATTGTCACTGTCAGCATATGTAATAATTGTTATGATCTTGATAAACTCTAAATTACATAAATAGTGAGGATTTCTCTACCTTGTCTACGGTAGTCAATGCAATAATGTGAGAATCACAGGATTTAAACTTGTTTCCAGTATGCGCAatggaggaggaggggggggggcggtgaTAGATGAAACGCGTTATTTACCGTGGCTTTGCTGTCTTAATACAATGGCTTTTATTACACAAAGAATCATGCATTTACAACTTTAGCATTTACCTttaatcatttttgttgttttattttacagCTAACATGTAAAGTGCTCTTCCATTAACAAGGCGTTTTGTGGATATCTGGAAATCTTGGCAGTAAAAAGCGCCTACGGAAGGAAGGGGCGATTATTCATATAGGCCAACCTCGTACGAAGAGAGCCGACTGCTCTCCGAGGAAGACCGAATACTACACGAAGGTAGTCGAGCAATCCTAGAGAAGGATCAATCGGTTGTCGAGGATAGGATTTGCCAGGAAGGAATCCGTATAGTCACTTCGGGAGACTTCGGGAGACTTCGGGAGACTTCGGGAGACTTCGGGAGACTTCGGGAGATCGGACTTTTTCGGGTGTCCTCGGGAAGGGTCGAGTCGGCGAGCGCCATGATGCGGTCCCAGCCGAACTACAGCAAGCTGACAGGCAGCGAGCGGGAGAATTTGTACTGGTCATTGATGGACAAGGCGACGGAAAAGGCGTTGAATGAACCCAAGCTGAGCGTCCCGAGGACCGCGTGGAGGGATTGGAAGCCGGAGCGTGGGCATGCCGGGGCGGTCAACCGGCTGAGGCGCACCGCCAGCCCAACTCCTGCGACCCGGCCGCCCAAACTTCTCGTGGGCCAGGGAGACCCGTATGCACACTACTCGGGTGGCAGGTAGGACATAGAACATTTGAGATACAGTACATACTTTTGAGAAGATGGTTAAGGCCCCTCTTCCACAAAACACTGAGCGACcttacagcgaccaaaattggatatgtgTAATCCTttatttcatgattggaatatgatgcaatacTTAAAAGtgtgatatgaaagacaacaaaacataaattCGTTGGGCAATCCTTGATATTTtggtcgcagtgaggtcaccGCCCTAGTGGAAAAGGggtgttactcaagcaactggatagatttgaaaatattacAGTAACATTTTTCTGCAAAAACTCCtgccaagaaaaaaaaggaacgcAATCTTCAGAAATacatccaattgcttgagtaactgttgtctTACGTATCTccttacctgtatgtctaaacttcatcgacTAAGAGCTGTATAGTTTTGTGAAGATGgttgatatttatttatttattcatcttaaaACACATGGGTAGTCTCTTCAGCCAAAGAAAagctgatttccaagagagCGCATAGGGgtacagataataaataaaAGTAATAACATGAAATACTGGTTAAACATAGGCATACATACGGAAACAAAATTAATTTGTCAAAGAATAACACCGAAATAATCATACAAAAACACCTacacctacacctgtaccttgCATTAGATTGCAttaggctggtgtgttacgccgaagggcggttataccggctatacagatacagatgtctaTGGTCGAAGTAAACTTTAACTTTGAGCTGTGTTGTCACTGATATTATGGCCGGCAATATTTACCATGCTATTGGCCAAGAGTTGATCGGATGTCATAAGGCAGCAAGCGGTGGTAGTGTGTGAAAGGTGTATGGTGCCTCAGTTTATCTAGATCCAATAGCATCTCAATTCATATGTTGTTCGTTTTTGGAATGAGAGTTGGTACTCTTATCCATGATTTTATGGATGTATCCATATTTTCACTGATTGTACCTTTTTTTTGTCTACTTTTTCTGTCTTTTAGCAGTTATCCTCCTGGACCTAGTCTCCAACCCCAACGCCACCACACAGAATACaggtatgtgtgtgtaagtttgtgcgtgtatgtatgtatatgtgtgtgagtttgtgcgtgtgtttgtgtatctgtctgtctgtgtgtatgaatgtgtgtatgtacgtctgactgtgtgtacgtgtatgtttgcatgtatgtaagtatgtatgtatgtatgtatgtatgtatgtgtgtgtgtgtgtgtgtatgaatgcaacggtgtgtgtgtgtgtgtgtgcgcgcgcgtgaatatgtatgtatgtatgtgtgtgtgtatgtatgtgtgtgtgagtgtgtgtgcgtgcgcgcgcgcgcgcgtgtgtgtgtgtgtgtgcgtgcatgcgaATGTGTgaacaacatttcaaacaatacatTTGATATAGATTGTGCTCATCACAAAGTTTGAACGATATAACTATCATTTCAGACCTGCGTCTCCGGCCTTTTCGGCGGACGAGAACGGCCGCAGGTCTCCCGTCCCCAAGCTGTTCTTCGCCACCAACCCGGACCCATCCAAGCGAAGGGCTGCGCTGAACGTTCCCGTCTATTCCGAGAGGGTAAGGGGActgtcacacttatgcgtatGTAAAGTCTgcatgagttccgtattgacacTTTtgatctccatgaaaaatggagatatagttttgggtgtgtctatgggtctgtgtgtctgtttgtctgtcgtCTGTCTGTGTgattgtgtttccggatattgtAGTTAGCATTACttaagtcaaggtcgattttggtcccctggtatgtgaccttggtactgcagcagaactttcattttttgtatattttgacctggacgtgccatggtcttactttttttgtggcagatagcttgcgATATGAGGAAGAAGTGTTGTAGGTTTGagacccctagcagcttgctctggaagaCTGGAACCGCAGGGGCGTTTTTTTTTGGCTTAGGTTAAATTTGCGGCCGCAACAAagccaaaaaaatgtcaatacgggaCTCATGCGGCCGTTCTAACAGATACTACAGTGGTCATAGCTGTTCTACCGCCAACACGTAATTCAGTCAAACTTTCCCAAGAGgaccacccaggggactgacaaaatctggtctttgtggacaggtggtcactatagaaaagattcttaatgcttatgtcgatgggaaaaattatctgaaaaagtggtcacattggccaggaggtccttatgtagaggtggtcacttgtacaggtttgactgtacgtcAATACGTGAATCAAGCTACAACGTCATTCAAAGATAGAAAGTTGTTTTGTTACCTTAGGCAGGTAAACGCCTGATGTGGTCTAAGTCGGTATCTTTACTTTGATGATACTTTCAGGCTAGAGAAGACGtatactctcaaagcagaggttggttaaagttaaagttaaaatcctcccacaccaatattgatgtatagggcggtgcccatctccgtttcatagcccttggccacactgtggtgcaatcactgtagcagggggctagtccactggcagtgaagtgtgtttaacttccatactgtttcataagtatgtaccatttttataaagtctttggtatgaggCAATATGACTCAATgagcctcttgtccagaggtgtcctacctggggcttgaaccccagtccttctggtccaagtcatttgaaccagatgtggtgagagaaagaagcgcagaccactacaccacattGACacccccaagcagaggttgggcttCGACTTAAGCTTGTTTTGTTctcttttaggcgttttgtcagTTTTCTTTTAAGTAGTGCATGAGAGCTGACAAGATAAAAAGagcgcctaaaaagacgtccaaaacaagccggagccaaacctctgcttgggccACAGGAGCGTAATAAAACTTCCTATCTCAATAcatggtaatcatgtaagaaacaggctgtcaaaagtcacctacctgagttttagtccatgcaAAACATACTTTGGCAGGGCTGTAAGGCCTCttaagtttcaatctagagcataatttcaactttctaatcggcgcaacccctacgaatccggccttgtttacaaaaattgacctttgacccccttctccacctgataatcataCAAAAGCAGCAGACtatgcaggcctacagacaccacaaacatggatgaaagtctgatttttcaaattaataagaaggtagaaaaccttacctgtaaaatccagctccaaaatatcaacatatcctgaaaaaagcccctttacagctacctttaccaagggtaccaaacctatttctgATGTGTCGCCCTTAGAGAGCATGATGTGTTTCCCTCCATTTTCCATGACTAGTATATGTTTCATTGTCTCTTCGCAGAGTAAACCCCTGGAAGCGTACGTGGACATTTATGCCCCGGAAGGTGTCGACAAGGAAGAGCTGTACGACGCCCTGAAGGACTGTGCCGAAAGCAAAGTCAAACAAATGATGGGGCGCCACCCTCCACCTGTGCAGGTACTGCACACTCACTACTAACtaccgtgtgtgtgtctgtgtgtatggtGTTTGTCTGTACGTGTGGGTGCGTttgaatatgtgtgtgtgtgtgtggatgtgtgtgtgtgtgtgttgtgtgtgtgtgtgtgtgtgtgtgtgtgtttgtgtgtgtgtgtgtgtgtgtgtgtgtgtgtgtgtgtgtgtgtgtgtgtgtgtgtgtgtgtgtgtgtgtgtgtgtgcgtcgaTGCCAGAAGCTGATCCTGGTAACGAATTACAAGACTTGACCTAGCCATGGCGACTCTTGGAGGGCGTAGTTTGCTTATAGTCCTATACATTAGCCTCCACAAGACAGCCCCCACAAGAGGCTACAAGAAAAAATGTGCCCtcaaagagtcgccacggctagacTTGACTTGATATCATTCTTGCCGAAACAACCAGATCAGAGTCCTTACAGCTTATACCGTTCAATACGCTAAATAGGCAAGGTAGATTGAGTTGTGGGGGTGTGGCATTGCCTGCAGCGATCGTCGAAAACATCGGATTCTTCATTACAGGTGACGGTCGCAGTCCAGTCGCCAGAGGGCGAGGGGCACAGGAAGAACCCGCCGAAGCCGATCGTCCACGACAGGGTGGAGCAGTTCAGCCACTTGACGCCCCGAGCGGGGGGCGCGCCCAT comes from Branchiostoma lanceolatum isolate klBraLanc5 chromosome 2, klBraLanc5.hap2, whole genome shotgun sequence and encodes:
- the LOC136427266 gene encoding uncharacterized protein isoform X2 is translated as MMRSQPNYSKLTGSERENLYWSLMDKATEKALNEPKLSVPRTAWRDWKPERGHAGAVNRLRRTASPTPATRPPKLLVGQGDPYAHYSGGSYPPGPSLQPQRHHTEYRPASPAFSADENGRRSPVPKLFFATNPDPSKRRAALNVPVYSERSKPLEAYVDIYAPEGVDKEELYDALKDCAESKVKQMMGRHPPPVQVTVAVQSPEGEGHRKNPPKPIVHDRVEQFSHLTPRAGGAPIHWMRTASGVQYPVGTYAHNSVAGAFSPGVRKTPQIGQTPWSVRPTDIYLIGGKPVEITEQIVNQVNRQRFKYCNSPWKDDPSHMYCRHTTPATYQPTGPPHASAASAAAATRAGGSGRRFVTRAPSVLARGSYLSPETVPDKHYDPVIGTGLRRPREMVNPELREKALLEHPPHKEEGMSRTYAKYTLGAQEVSPAPQYLYESDEL
- the LOC136427266 gene encoding uncharacterized protein isoform X1, with product MMRSQPNYSKLTGSERENLYWSLMDKATEKALNEPKLSVPRTAWRDWKPERGHAGAVNRLRRTASPTPATRPPKLLVGQGDPYAHYSGGSSYPPGPSLQPQRHHTEYRPASPAFSADENGRRSPVPKLFFATNPDPSKRRAALNVPVYSERSKPLEAYVDIYAPEGVDKEELYDALKDCAESKVKQMMGRHPPPVQVTVAVQSPEGEGHRKNPPKPIVHDRVEQFSHLTPRAGGAPIHWMRTASGVQYPVGTYAHNSVAGAFSPGVRKTPQIGQTPWSVRPTDIYLIGGKPVEITEQIVNQVNRQRFKYCNSPWKDDPSHMYCRHTTPATYQPTGPPHASAASAAAATRAGGSGRRFVTRAPSVLARGSYLSPETVPDKHYDPVIGTGLRRPREMVNPELREKALLEHPPHKEEGMSRTYAKYTLGAQEVSPAPQYLYESDEL